DNA sequence from the Arthrobacter sp. V1I9 genome:
CCCTCTACCTCCACCTCGACGACGTCTCCAGGCTGGAGGTAGGGGAAGCGGCCACTGAGCGCCACACCCTCGGGCGTTCCGGTAAGGATCACGTCCCCGGGTTCCAGGCGCATGTACTGGCTGCAGTGGTGGACCAGGGTGGGGGCGTCGAAGATGAGCTGCGCGGTGGAGGAGTCCTGGCGCGGATCACCGTTCACCCAGCTGCGCAGGGGGAGGTTCGCGCCGTCCACTGCGCTTGCGGGAACAAGCCAGGGTCCCAGGGGTGTGGAGCCGGGCAGGGTCTTGCCCTTGGTCCACTGGCCGGCTGCCCCGGGGATCTGGTACTCCCGCTCAGAGAAGTCATTGGCGGTGACGTAGCCCGCGATGCAGTCCACAGCCTCGTCAACGGACCGGAGGTAGCTGGCTTCCCTGCCGATCACGATGCCCAGCTCCACCTCCCAGTCATATTTGCTGGAGTGCGGCGGAACCGGAGCTGGGTCGTAAGGTCCCGTCACGGTGTTGGTCGGTTTGAGGAACACCACGGGAATCTCGGGCGGCGCGGAACCTGATTCAGCCGCGTGGGCGGCGTAGTTCATGCCAATGCCCACTACTGCTCCGGGGCGGACCAGCGGAGCGCCGACGCGGAGGGCCGCCGCTTCCGCCAGGATTGGCAGGGTACCTGCGTCCAGCGCTGCCCGGACCCTGCCCAACCCTCCCGCGGCCAGGAAGGCGCCGTCCACGTCCAGGGTGAGGGGCAGCAAGCTGAAGTACTGTTCGGCTCCGTCTTCGGATGACGTCAGGACCGCGGGCTGTTCCTTGCCGTTGTCCCCCAAGCGCATGATCTTCATACAGTATTTCCTTCTTTTTGGAGACTCTTGATGGATTACCACCATGGTGGCGGAGGCGGCAGCTCTTCCGCCACCGCACCGTTTGTGACTGTGCTGCCTTCCAGGAAGCGGGTTTCGCAAGAGCCGGGCCTTGCCCTCTATTGGGCAGTCATCTGACATTAGGCAGGGCAGCCGGTAGACTGGGTAGGCCCTGGGGGACAAAACACAGAAAGTTCAGTACATGTCTACCGCCACTCTGGAACGCGTTCCGGCCTCTTCCGTCTCCACGAAAGAGCCGCTGAGCCAGACCATCGACCTGGAGTTTTCCACTGCAGGCGAAATGCACGACGGCCTGGAAGAGGCAGTCGCTGAGCTGATCGAGGTAGCTGCCAAGGACGCCGCATGCGGCATCCTGGTCACCCGGCTCCGTCCGGGACGCTACACGGTAGCGCTGGATGAATCAGTGCCTTTCGGTGAGACCTACGAGGCCATCGCCGCCTGACAGTTTGCGACGGATGCCTCTCCGCGCACAAACAAAAGTCCCCGCCCCTGCGTCAAGCAGTGGCGGGGACTTTTTTGCGCTTGCTAAGGCTGTCAGGCGCGGCGCACCTGCACGCCGTCGGACTTCAAAAAGAGCTCCTTCTCGGACGGACCAGCCGGCACGAGCCACAGAACGTTCCCGCTCTGGGACACTTCTTCCACCTCCCCGGTGGCTACCACATGCGCCTGCTTGATAATCTCGACGCGTTCCCCGGCCTGGAGGGTCCTCCAGTCGGAAACCGCGGCGGAATGGGCATTGCGCCTTGATAGGACTGCCCCACGTGCTTTCATTTGAACTTCTACCCCTTTGTATATGTTCCACGCCACAGCCTCTTTGATGTGACTTTTACTACACCTTCAGTTCTACTACACTCCCCGCCCGCCCGATGACCGTGTCGACGGAAATTTCATCAGGCGGACGCTTTAGGCTCCTGTGCTGAAGATTGTTCGTACTCAGGCGAGCGCACCAACCGCAGATTCGGCCGCCCGGCGCACCTCCCCTGCTTTGACGAACTGGTCGGCTGCTTCGAGTTCCGGGGAAAGGAAGCGGTCCGTTCCAGGCCCGTCCACCACCCGGCGCAGGACAGCAACGACGGCGGCGCCCGCCGGTCCCGGCGTCAGCACCCCACCGGAGAGCTGCGTGCGGATGTCCAGGGCGCGGGCCGACGTCACCAGCTCGATTGCCAGCACCCGCCGCAGGTTCTCCACTGCCTTCCGCAGCTTGCGGGCGGCGTGCCAGCCCATGGAGACGTGGTCTTCCTGCATGGCCGAACTGGGGATGGAGTCCACGGAGGCAGGAACAGCCAGCCGCTTATTGTCCGACACCAGCCCTGCCTGGGTGTACTGGGCAATCATGAGCCCGGAGTCCACGCCGGGGTCTGCGGCGAGGAAGGCAGGCAGGCCGTGGGAGCGGGCAGGATCGAGCATCCGGTCCGTACGCCGCTCGGCGATGGAGCTCAAATCCGCGACGGCGATGGCCAGGAAGTCCAGCACGTAGGCCACCGGGGCGCCGTGGAAGTTGCCGTTGGAGCTGACCCTGCCATCGGGCAGTACCACCGGGTTGTCGATCTGGGCGGCCAATTCGCGGGAAGCCACCAGGGCTGCATGGTCCAGCGTGTCCCGGACTGCACCGGCTACCTGCGGGGCGCAGCGGAGCGAGTAGGCATCCTGCACGCGCGAATCCCCCACTCTGTGGGATGCCACGATCGGTGAATCTGACAGCACACGCAGCATGTTGTCAGCGCTTGCCGCCTGCCCCGGGTGGGGACGCAGCGCGGCGTGCAGCTCTGGCAGGAACACCTGGTCGGTGCCCAGCAGGGCCTCGACGCTCAGCGCGGCGGTGATATCCGCCGTCGTCAGCAACTGCCGAAGGTCGGCGATAGCCATGAGGAGCATACCCAACATGCCCTCGGTGCCGTTGACCAGTGCCAGGCCTTCCTTCTCGGCGAGGGTGACCGGCTCGATGCCGTGCTCGGCGAGGAGTTCCGCGACGGCGGGGCGGCCGGCTGTGCCGTAGAGCTCGCCGTCAGGCCCGGCCGCTTCGCCCTCGCCCATCAGGACCAGGGCGCAGTGGGACAGCGGGGCGAGGTCACCGGAGCAGCCCAGCGAACCGAACTCACGGACCAGCGGCGTGATGCCGGCGTTGAGCACCTCCACCATGGTCTGCAGGACCACCGGCCGGACGCCCGTGCGGCCCGACGCGAGGGTCTTGGCGCGAAGGAACATGATGCCGCGCACCACTTCGCGTTCCACGGTCGGACCCATCCCGGCGGCGTGGCTGCGGATCAGGCTCTTCTGCAGCTGGGTGCGCAGCTCGTTGGGGATGTGCCTGTTGGCCAGGGCGCCGAAGCCGGTGGAGATGCCGTAGGCCGGAACGTCACTGGCGGCGAGGTCGTCAATGTGTGCACGGACCTTTGCTGCCGTCTCGAGCGCTTCCGGGGAGATGGTCACCGTGGCGTTGTGGCGTGCGACGGCGACGACATCCTCCGGCGTGACGCCGCTGGGGCCGAGGGTGACGGTCAGCGGTTCGTGGGTGGTGATGGTCATTGTTTCCTACTTTTTCTCGTCGAGTGCTCCGTAAGTGCCCTTTTGGGGGATCAAAACGGCACCTACGGAGCACTCGATGCGGGTTGAAGGCTCTGGTTAGCGGGATTCTGGGGCCACGCGGATGGGGTTCCCTGGCCGCGCCTGCGAGGTTAGGGAGTCCGTGGGGAGCATGGGGACGCGGACTCCGCGTTCTTTGGCGACGTCGAGGGCGCGGTCGTAGCCAGCGTCGGCGTGGCGGATGACGCCCATGCCGGGGTCGTTGGTGAGGAGGCGTTCGAGCTTCTGCGCGGCGAGGTCGGTGCCGTCAGCGACCGAGACCTGGCCGGCGTGAATGGACCGCCCGATGCCAACGCCGCCGCCGTGGTGCAGGGATACCCAGGTGGCGCCGGAGGCGGTGTTGAGCAGGGCGTTCAGCATCGGCCAGTCGGCGATGGCGTCGGAGCCGTCCGCCATGGCCTCGGTCTCACGGTACGGGGAGGCGACGGAGCCGGAGTCCAGGTGGTCGCGGCCGATGACGATCGGCGCCTTCACCTTGCCTTCCTTGACGAGCTGGTTGAACAGCAGGCCGGCCTTGGCGCGCTCGCCGTAGCCCAGCCAGCAGATGCGGGCCGGCAGGCCTTCGAACTCCACGCGCTCCTGGGCGGCGTCGATCCAGCGGTGCAGGTGCTTGTTGTCCGGGAAAAGTTCCTTGATGGCCTCGTCGGTCACGCGGATGTCTTCGGGGTCACCGGAGAGTGCCACCCAGCGGAACGGGCCCAGGCCCTCGCAGAACAGGGGACGGATGTAGGCCGGCACGAAGCCGGGGAATTCGAACGCACGGGTGTAGCCACCCTTGCGGGCTTCATCACGGATGGAGTTGCCGTAGTCGAAGACCTCGGCGCCGGCGTCCTGGAACTCGACCATCGCCTGGACGTGGCGGGCCATGGAAGCCTGTGCCTTTTTGGTGAAGCCTTCGGGGTCGGCTTCAGCTTCGCGGTGCCACTCGCCCACCGAGATGCCCTCGGGCAAGTAGGACAGCGGATCGTGGGCGGAGGTCTGGTCGGTGACGATGTCCACTGTCAGCTCGCCGGCCGTGTGGCGGCGCAGGATCTCGGGGAACACTTCCGCGGCGTTGCCCACGTAGCCTACGGACCAGCCGCGGCGTTCTTCCTTGGCCTTGAGCACTTTGGTGATGGCGGCGTCGAGGTCGGTTTCCACTTCGTCGAGGTAGCGTTTGCCGGCGCGGCGGCGGAGGCGGGTCTCGTCGACGTCGACGATCAGGCAGGCCCCGTCGTTAAGCGTGACGGCGAGCGGCTGGGCGCCGCCCATGCCACCGCAGCCGCCGGTGAGGGTAAGTGTGCCGGCGAGAGTGCCGTTTTCGTCACCGGTGAGTTTGCGGGCGATCGCGGCGAAGGTCTCGAAGGTGCCCTGCAGGATGCCCTGCGTGCCGATGTAAATCCACGATCCGGCGGTCATCTGGCCGTACATCATCAGGCCCTCGGCCTCGAGCCGTCGGAATTCCGGCCAGTTGGCCCAGTCGCCCACGAGGTTGGAGTTGGCCAGCAGGACCCGGGGGGCCCATTCGTTGGTGCGGAACACACCCACCGGCTTGCCGGACTGGACCAGGAGGGTTTCGTCCTTTTCCATGGTTTCCAGGGTGCGGGTGATGGCGTCGAATGCTGCCCAGGAGCGGACGGCGCGGCCGGTGCCGCCGTAGACCACCAGGTCATCGGGGCGTTCGGCCACCTCGGGGTCCAGGTTGTTCATGAGCATGCGCAGCGGGGCTTCCGTCTGCCAGGACTTGGCGGTGAGCTCGGTGCCGCGGGCTGCTTTGACCGGGCGGGCACCGGTGGTGAAATCGGCGGGTGCCATGGTGGCTCCTTTTCTTGTTGCGTCTGTGGTGCGAAAGAGGTTCTGTATCAACTAAAGCCTTTTGCGGACGGGCTATACAGGGCTTTCTGACGGGTGGTGTCCGGTATTCCAGACCTGCCCGCCCTTCCTGTTGCGCTATCACTTTTGGTCGCCAAAAGCGTTCTTTGGGGGCCATAAGTGATAGGGCAAGTGAGGGGTGGGGCCGCTACTTTCCCGGGCGGCCGTGGAGCCGGACCGACAGTTCGTCAGCCGCCTTTTGGACGCGGCCGGCCAGCACCGGCCATTCCCGGGCGGGCACTTTGTCCTCGAGGAACGTAACGGCGACTGCCGCCGTCGGCCATCCTGTGTGGTCCGTTACGGCGGCGGCAATGGAGCCGAAGCCCGGAGTAACTTCCCCGTGCTCGGTGGCGTAACCGCGCTGCCTCACCTGGTCGAGATGGGAGGACAGCGCTGAGTACTTCATGATGGCGCCTTCCACCTCATGCCGAGCGGTAAAGGCGGCGGCGTTCGGGTACAGCGCCCGAACCTGCGACTTGGGCAGGGCCGCGAGGATGGCCCGCCCGCTGGCGGTGAGGTGGCTCGGGAGGCGGACGCCGACGTCGGTCACCAGCGACGGACGATTCTTGGCCCGCTCCTCCACAATGTAAAGCACGTCCCGTCCGTGAAGCACTGCGAGGTGGGCGCTTTCGCCGAGTACATCCACCAAGGAGGCGAGCAGTGGCC
Encoded proteins:
- a CDS encoding fumarylacetoacetate hydrolase family protein, with translation MKIMRLGDNGKEQPAVLTSSEDGAEQYFSLLPLTLDVDGAFLAAGGLGRVRAALDAGTLPILAEAAALRVGAPLVRPGAVVGIGMNYAAHAAESGSAPPEIPVVFLKPTNTVTGPYDPAPVPPHSSKYDWEVELGIVIGREASYLRSVDEAVDCIAGYVTANDFSEREYQIPGAAGQWTKGKTLPGSTPLGPWLVPASAVDGANLPLRSWVNGDPRQDSSTAQLIFDAPTLVHHCSQYMRLEPGDVILTGTPEGVALSGRFPYLQPGDVVEVEVEGLGRQRQELFRA
- the hutU gene encoding urocanate hydratase: MAPADFTTGARPVKAARGTELTAKSWQTEAPLRMLMNNLDPEVAERPDDLVVYGGTGRAVRSWAAFDAITRTLETMEKDETLLVQSGKPVGVFRTNEWAPRVLLANSNLVGDWANWPEFRRLEAEGLMMYGQMTAGSWIYIGTQGILQGTFETFAAIARKLTGDENGTLAGTLTLTGGCGGMGGAQPLAVTLNDGACLIVDVDETRLRRRAGKRYLDEVETDLDAAITKVLKAKEERRGWSVGYVGNAAEVFPEILRRHTAGELTVDIVTDQTSAHDPLSYLPEGISVGEWHREAEADPEGFTKKAQASMARHVQAMVEFQDAGAEVFDYGNSIRDEARKGGYTRAFEFPGFVPAYIRPLFCEGLGPFRWVALSGDPEDIRVTDEAIKELFPDNKHLHRWIDAAQERVEFEGLPARICWLGYGERAKAGLLFNQLVKEGKVKAPIVIGRDHLDSGSVASPYRETEAMADGSDAIADWPMLNALLNTASGATWVSLHHGGGVGIGRSIHAGQVSVADGTDLAAQKLERLLTNDPGMGVIRHADAGYDRALDVAKERGVRVPMLPTDSLTSQARPGNPIRVAPESR
- a CDS encoding IclR family transcriptional regulator, whose product is MLATEAGPQAGSEARGAAKVASKVPAAENTLRILKLLASRRGPMAASQIASSLGLPRSSVYHLLGVMEANGFVLHLHEEQRYGLGISAFELSSAYSRQEPLSRLGRPLLASLVDVLGESAHLAVLHGRDVLYIVEERAKNRPSLVTDVGVRLPSHLTASGRAILAALPKSQVRALYPNAAAFTARHEVEGAIMKYSALSSHLDQVRQRGYATEHGEVTPGFGSIAAAVTDHTGWPTAAVAVTFLEDKVPAREWPVLAGRVQKAADELSVRLHGRPGK
- the hutH gene encoding histidine ammonia-lyase — translated: MTITTHEPLTVTLGPSGVTPEDVVAVARHNATVTISPEALETAAKVRAHIDDLAASDVPAYGISTGFGALANRHIPNELRTQLQKSLIRSHAAGMGPTVEREVVRGIMFLRAKTLASGRTGVRPVVLQTMVEVLNAGITPLVREFGSLGCSGDLAPLSHCALVLMGEGEAAGPDGELYGTAGRPAVAELLAEHGIEPVTLAEKEGLALVNGTEGMLGMLLMAIADLRQLLTTADITAALSVEALLGTDQVFLPELHAALRPHPGQAASADNMLRVLSDSPIVASHRVGDSRVQDAYSLRCAPQVAGAVRDTLDHAALVASRELAAQIDNPVVLPDGRVSSNGNFHGAPVAYVLDFLAIAVADLSSIAERRTDRMLDPARSHGLPAFLAADPGVDSGLMIAQYTQAGLVSDNKRLAVPASVDSIPSSAMQEDHVSMGWHAARKLRKAVENLRRVLAIELVTSARALDIRTQLSGGVLTPGPAGAAVVAVLRRVVDGPGTDRFLSPELEAADQFVKAGEVRRAAESAVGALA